Proteins co-encoded in one Campylobacteraceae bacterium genomic window:
- the lptB gene encoding LPS export ABC transporter ATP-binding protein, with protein sequence MHNLRIEDIKKSIKKTHILHGISLEVNSGEIVGLLGPNGAGKTTTFYTVCGLVKPSSGKVFFDNVDITHLPLHKRALKGIGYLPQESSIFKDLSVEDNLMLAAQIVTDDKKDQIKRVEELLEVFNIEPIRQRKGISLSGGERRRTEIARALVSKPKFLLLDEPFAGVDPIAVKDIQEIIHQLTLIGIGVLITDHNVRETLEICDRAYVMKSGSLLASGKAEEIKNNELVRKHYLGAGFSF encoded by the coding sequence ATGCATAATTTAAGAATTGAAGATATTAAAAAAAGTATTAAAAAAACACATATTTTACATGGCATATCATTGGAAGTTAATTCTGGTGAAATTGTTGGTTTATTAGGTCCAAATGGAGCAGGTAAAACAACTACATTTTATACCGTTTGTGGTCTTGTAAAACCAAGCAGTGGAAAAGTCTTTTTTGACAATGTTGATATTACGCATTTACCTCTACATAAACGTGCTTTAAAAGGAATAGGTTATTTACCTCAAGAGTCATCCATTTTTAAAGATTTATCTGTTGAAGATAATTTAATGTTAGCTGCTCAAATTGTAACAGATGATAAAAAAGACCAAATTAAAAGAGTAGAAGAGTTATTAGAAGTATTTAATATAGAACCTATACGACAAAGAAAAGGTATTTCTTTATCAGGAGGGGAGAGAAGGCGTACTGAAATAGCACGAGCGCTGGTATCTAAACCAAAATTTTTACTCTTAGATGAACCTTTTGCTGGCGTTGATCCCATTGCAGTTAAAGATATACAAGAAATCATCCACCAATTAACACTTATTGGTATTGGTGTTTTAATTACAGATCATAATGTAAGAGAAACACTGGAAATTTGTGACAGGGCTTATGTTATGAAAAGTGGTTCTTTACTGGCTTCTGGAAAAGCAGAAGAAATTAAAAACAATGAGCTTGTAAGAAAACATTATTTAGGTGCAGGTTTTTCTTTTTAG
- the tsaE gene encoding tRNA (adenosine(37)-N6)-threonylcarbamoyltransferase complex ATPase subunit type 1 TsaE, giving the protein MQKVLTLGLKELPILVHTLKDLVKEDCIILLRGDLASGKTTFVKEYVKSIGIKEEVTSPTFLLQSIYDDRVFHYDVYNKSLEEFISLGLLEEFEKEGLHFVEWGDEKLEKILKEYGFNTMSINILKSNDKRQYTINA; this is encoded by the coding sequence ATGCAAAAAGTATTAACCTTAGGTTTAAAAGAACTTCCAATTCTTGTTCACACACTAAAAGACTTAGTTAAAGAAGATTGCATTATTTTATTAAGAGGCGATTTGGCCAGTGGTAAAACTACATTTGTAAAAGAATATGTTAAAAGTATTGGTATAAAAGAGGAAGTGACTTCTCCTACTTTTTTACTTCAAAGTATTTATGATGACAGAGTTTTTCATTACGACGTATACAATAAAAGTCTTGAAGAATTTATTTCTTTGGGTTTATTAGAAGAATTTGAAAAAGAAGGTTTACATTTTGTAGAGTGGGGCGATGAAAAACTAGAGAAAATATTAAAAGAATATGGTTTCAATACCATGAGTATTAATATTTTAAAATCCAATGATAAAAGGCAATATACAATAAATGCATAA
- the trpD gene encoding anthranilate phosphoribosyltransferase → MFNKAKLKFDDIFENRLPVDEVREYLIELHERGEDAAEIAAAASAMREHLLPLEVHYDLKEKLIDVVGTGGDKSNSFNISSTVAILLTACGCFVAKHGNRSITSKSGSADMLEALGINLNLEASKQIIMLEDTGFTFMFAQNHHPAMKYIMPIRKSIPHRTIFNILGPLTNPANVTKHLLGVFDKSFINKMASALELLDVKRSMVVSSRDKMDEISISDITYATSIYNGKLEDFIIDPQNLGFKLQDKSLIIGGDAKLNAQITRDILGNKEKGAKLDIVLLNAAAALVVDEKARDLQEGIEISRDAIESGRAKEKLEQLVRVSKLLTQE, encoded by the coding sequence ATGTTTAATAAAGCAAAACTTAAATTTGATGATATTTTTGAAAATAGGCTACCAGTTGATGAAGTAAGAGAATATTTAATAGAACTTCATGAAAGAGGGGAAGATGCTGCAGAAATAGCTGCTGCTGCATCTGCTATGAGAGAACATTTACTTCCACTTGAAGTCCATTATGATTTAAAAGAAAAACTTATTGATGTAGTAGGTACAGGAGGAGATAAGTCAAATTCCTTTAATATCTCATCTACTGTTGCTATTTTATTAACTGCTTGTGGCTGTTTTGTAGCAAAACATGGAAACAGATCTATTACAAGTAAATCTGGAAGCGCTGATATGCTTGAAGCTTTAGGTATTAATCTTAATCTAGAAGCATCAAAACAAATTATTATGCTTGAAGACACTGGTTTCACATTTATGTTTGCGCAAAATCATCATCCCGCAATGAAATATATTATGCCTATAAGAAAAAGCATCCCTCACCGAACAATTTTTAATATCTTAGGTCCACTTACGAATCCTGCAAATGTAACGAAACATTTATTAGGGGTGTTTGATAAATCCTTTATCAATAAAATGGCTTCGGCTCTTGAACTATTAGATGTAAAAAGATCAATGGTTGTTTCCTCCCGTGATAAAATGGATGAAATCTCTATTTCTGATATTACTTATGCAACATCAATATACAATGGAAAACTTGAAGATTTTATTATTGATCCACAAAATCTTGGCTTTAAATTACAAGATAAATCTCTAATTATAGGTGGCGATGCCAAACTTAATGCACAAATAACACGAGATATCTTAGGAAATAAAGAAAAAGGTGCCAAACTTGATATTGTTTTATTAAATGCAGCAGCAGCTTTAGTTGTTGATGAAAAAGCAAGAGATTTACAAGAAGGTATAGAAATATCAAGAGATGCTATAGAATCTGGGCGAGCAAAAGAAAAACTTGAGCAGCTTGTTCGTGTTTCAAAACTTTTAACACAAGAATAA
- a CDS encoding RNA-binding S4 domain-containing protein has product MRIDKFLNAVNITKRRAVAEDMLAHKVVLINGLSVKKAKEVKIGDTIEIKYLEKSDIFKVLQIPQTKSTPKSKMSEYVTQI; this is encoded by the coding sequence ATGAGAATAGATAAATTTTTAAACGCCGTAAATATTACAAAAAGAAGAGCTGTTGCAGAAGATATGTTAGCACATAAAGTTGTGCTAATAAATGGTCTTAGTGTCAAAAAAGCAAAAGAAGTTAAAATAGGAGATACTATAGAAATAAAGTATCTTGAAAAAAGTGATATTTTTAAAGTCTTACAAATACCACAAACTAAATCAACGCCTAAATCAAAAATGTCTGAATATGTTACCCAGATATAA
- a CDS encoding argininosuccinate synthase codes for MKKKEVKKVVLAYSGGLDTSIILKWLQDEYKAEVITFTADLGQGEEVEPARLKALAMGIKEENIFVLDIKEEFVKDYVFPMFRANAIYEGEYLLGTSIARPLISKKQIEIAEKMGADAVSHGATGKGNDQVRFELGYLGLNSDITIIAPWREWDLNSREKLLAYAKDHNIDIDKKHLDENGNPSVSPYSMDANLLHISYEGLSLEDPSKEPEEAMWLWTVSPENAPDKAEYISISYKNGDPYAINGEDLSPATLLKTLNDYGNKHGIGRIDIVENRYVGMKARGCYETPGGTIMLKAHRAIESITLDREEAHLKDELMPRYAKLIYNGFWFSPEREMLQASIDATQKFVEGTVRLKLYKGNVMVVGRESEQSLFSEEHSTFEEDEVYNQKDAEGFIKLNALRFIISGQKRK; via the coding sequence ATGAAGAAAAAAGAAGTTAAGAAAGTAGTTTTAGCCTACAGTGGAGGCCTTGACACTTCTATTATATTAAAATGGTTACAAGATGAGTACAAAGCAGAAGTAATAACATTTACAGCTGATTTGGGTCAAGGTGAAGAAGTTGAGCCTGCACGTTTAAAAGCGCTTGCAATGGGAATAAAAGAAGAGAATATTTTTGTTTTAGATATTAAAGAAGAATTTGTAAAAGATTATGTTTTTCCTATGTTTAGAGCCAATGCAATTTACGAAGGTGAATATTTATTAGGTACGTCTATTGCACGTCCTTTAATTTCAAAAAAACAAATTGAAATTGCAGAAAAAATGGGTGCAGATGCTGTATCTCACGGGGCAACTGGAAAAGGAAATGATCAAGTGCGATTTGAACTTGGATATTTGGGTTTAAACTCTGATATTACTATTATTGCTCCTTGGAGAGAATGGGATTTAAATTCACGAGAAAAACTTTTAGCTTACGCTAAAGACCATAATATTGATATTGATAAAAAACACTTAGATGAAAATGGAAACCCAAGTGTAAGCCCTTATTCAATGGATGCAAACTTGTTGCATATCTCTTATGAAGGTCTAAGTCTAGAAGATCCAAGCAAAGAACCTGAAGAAGCTATGTGGTTGTGGACAGTTTCTCCTGAAAATGCTCCAGATAAAGCTGAATACATAAGTATTTCATATAAAAATGGTGATCCTTATGCAATCAATGGAGAAGATTTAAGCCCAGCAACACTTTTGAAAACATTAAATGATTACGGGAACAAACACGGTATTGGAAGAATTGATATTGTTGAGAATCGTTATGTTGGGATGAAAGCCAGAGGGTGTTATGAAACACCAGGTGGAACAATTATGTTAAAAGCGCACAGAGCAATTGAATCTATTACCCTAGATAGAGAAGAAGCACACTTAAAAGATGAGTTAATGCCAAGATATGCAAAACTAATTTATAATGGTTTTTGGTTTTCACCTGAGAGAGAAATGTTACAAGCTTCTATTGATGCAACACAAAAATTTGTTGAAGGAACAGTAAGATTAAAACTGTACAAAGGAAATGTAATGGTTGTTGGTAGAGAATCAGAACAATCTTTATTCTCAGAAGAACACTCAACTTTTGAAGAAGATGAAGTATACAATCAAAAAGATGCAGAAGGTTTTATTAAATTAAATGCACTTAGATTTATTATTTCTGGTCAAAAAAGAAAATAA
- a CDS encoding ATP-grasp domain-containing protein codes for MSNKKIGIWMYKNSGGELIEKKICKKLKDRNIDTLVNLNLREALAKNGHILHKGIKLDKLDLFFSYNASEQTQYQMYLYKALNRVIPMINSFEAFELSEDKFHTSFILRKNKIKTADYKLCHRDDTHHLTSIIKQWSKMVYKPTDAWGGRGLAKIDSSESLAMLMPFLNQMDLRYFYVEKFIDYDNTDYRIDIVDGKFVACYGRKASSNDWRTNISSGGSVFLREANDEVVELALNATKAIGLEIAGVDIIYDRKKEEYIVLEINGVPAFATPEQEKMGLNFNDKKIDLIVDLILKKVSKKNNDLNKPIYKTQVVA; via the coding sequence ATGAGCAATAAAAAAATTGGTATTTGGATGTATAAGAATTCAGGTGGTGAGTTAATTGAAAAAAAAATATGCAAAAAACTAAAAGACAGAAATATTGACACTTTAGTAAATTTGAACCTAAGAGAAGCATTAGCCAAAAATGGACATATTTTACATAAAGGCATAAAACTAGATAAATTAGATTTATTTTTCTCTTACAATGCAAGTGAACAAACTCAATATCAAATGTATTTATACAAAGCACTTAACAGAGTTATTCCTATGATTAATTCATTTGAAGCTTTTGAATTAAGTGAAGATAAATTTCATACTTCTTTTATACTAAGAAAAAATAAAATTAAAACTGCAGATTATAAATTATGCCATAGAGATGATACTCATCATTTAACCTCCATCATTAAACAATGGTCAAAAATGGTGTATAAACCAACAGATGCTTGGGGAGGCAGAGGGCTTGCAAAAATTGATTCAAGTGAATCACTTGCTATGCTTATGCCTTTTTTAAATCAAATGGATTTAAGGTACTTTTATGTTGAAAAATTTATTGATTATGATAATACAGATTATAGAATCGATATTGTTGATGGAAAATTTGTTGCTTGTTATGGACGAAAAGCCTCTTCTAATGATTGGAGAACCAATATAAGCAGTGGTGGAAGTGTATTTTTAAGAGAAGCAAATGATGAAGTTGTTGAACTTGCTTTAAACGCGACAAAAGCAATAGGACTTGAGATAGCAGGTGTAGATATCATTTATGACAGAAAAAAAGAAGAGTATATTGTTTTAGAAATCAATGGAGTACCTGCATTTGCCACACCAGAACAAGAAAAAATGGGTCTAAATTTTAATGATAAAAAAATTGATTTAATTGTTGACTTAATTCTTAAAAAAGTTTCCAAGAAAAATAATGATTTAAATAAACCAATATATAAAACACAAGTCGTAGCGTAA
- a CDS encoding M20 family metallopeptidase — MKYIHDLEKIITINSYTKNKEGVDKVGEIMSLWLEDIGFETTVYERDLIGNHLLHTTSKKANLPKILLLGHNDTVFPPNTFEGFNKDEQWIYGPGVCDMKGGNIVALQALRNIYETNRAIHNIDFLLVSDEESGSDDSKNLSSSIAKNYDYCFVFEAAGIKEEVVNARKGVGTFTIDIEGLAAHAGNNYEKGVDANLEASYKLQELVKLTNLKKGTTCNVGKIKGGIGANTISPKASITLEIRYTQNEEKNRLLSALHDICNTSYVEGSKAVLSGAIQRDVMEANDKQELLITKIEAISGEKLFCEKRGGVSDANIIASQGTTTLDGFGPFGDGDHTVKERACLKSFEKRINLMTQILSHFQVSK; from the coding sequence ATGAAATATATACACGATCTTGAAAAAATTATAACTATCAATTCTTATACAAAAAATAAAGAAGGTGTTGATAAAGTAGGTGAAATAATGTCCTTATGGCTTGAAGATATAGGTTTTGAAACTACAGTATATGAAAGAGACTTAATTGGTAATCATTTGTTGCATACAACTTCTAAAAAAGCCAATTTACCAAAGATTCTGCTTTTAGGCCATAACGATACTGTTTTCCCGCCCAATACCTTTGAAGGTTTTAATAAAGATGAGCAATGGATATATGGGCCAGGAGTTTGTGATATGAAAGGTGGAAATATAGTTGCTTTGCAAGCACTAAGAAATATCTATGAAACAAACAGAGCTATACACAATATTGATTTTTTACTGGTATCTGATGAAGAGTCAGGAAGTGATGATTCAAAAAATTTAAGCTCAAGTATTGCAAAAAACTACGATTACTGTTTTGTTTTTGAAGCTGCGGGAATTAAAGAAGAAGTAGTTAATGCACGTAAAGGTGTAGGTACGTTTACTATTGATATAGAAGGTTTGGCAGCACATGCTGGAAATAACTATGAAAAAGGAGTTGATGCCAATTTAGAGGCTTCTTATAAACTGCAAGAACTGGTAAAACTTACAAACCTAAAAAAAGGTACTACTTGTAATGTTGGAAAAATAAAAGGAGGTATTGGTGCCAATACTATTTCTCCAAAAGCCAGCATTACTCTGGAGATAAGATACACCCAAAATGAAGAGAAGAACAGACTATTAAGTGCTTTACATGATATTTGTAATACTTCTTATGTAGAAGGTTCAAAAGCAGTTTTAAGTGGCGCTATACAAAGAGATGTAATGGAGGCTAATGATAAACAAGAATTGTTAATTACTAAAATAGAGGCTATTTCTGGTGAAAAATTATTTTGCGAAAAAAGAGGTGGAGTAAGTGATGCAAATATAATTGCATCACAAGGGACTACTACCTTAGATGGTTTTGGCCCTTTTGGTGATGGGGACCATACAGTAAAAGAAAGAGCCTGTTTAAAATCATTTGAAAAACGAATAAATTTAATGACACAAATATTAAGTCATTTTCAAGTTAGTAAGTAA